The Thalassotalea sp. HSM 43 genome window below encodes:
- a CDS encoding ferric reductase-like transmembrane domain-containing protein, with product MKRIDIAYWLIIISFTLLWLTSEFPFDAPMTVRIFKHAYMQYTGVMATLLMSVVTIMSLRIPTINHCLDGLDKVYRLHKWLGISALVFAVLHWFGDGIAPLLAKSGLFAVIETKQMARIHGDHLFSQELRDSAKTIGEIGVYVVILFVSIALMDKIPYHLFKKTHKWISVIYLLLVFHSVILTKEDYWLSAFGLGYGLIMLLGSLAAIAALLGKIGASKKTAGKIIKLTPYDDVGVIEATIEMQPGWPGHIAGQFAFLTSNNHEGAHPYTISSDWCAERRQLVFTIKALGDWTNQLRGWLKLDMPVVVEGPYGDFNFNDKCTRQIWIGAGIGITPFIAKMRDRLHSPDTKPIDLFVCASDENARIQRKLELLAKKANVSIHWYIQEKLSAEKIRQLVPEWHHASVWFCGPAPFGESVKNDMRKAGMKRADFHQELFQFR from the coding sequence ATGAAAAGAATAGACATCGCCTATTGGCTGATAATCATCAGCTTTACCTTACTTTGGCTGACCAGCGAATTCCCTTTCGATGCGCCAATGACGGTAAGAATATTTAAGCACGCCTATATGCAATACACCGGGGTGATGGCAACACTATTGATGAGTGTAGTCACCATCATGAGTTTACGGATACCAACCATCAACCATTGCTTAGATGGTTTGGACAAAGTTTATCGGCTGCACAAATGGCTCGGTATCAGTGCTTTAGTGTTTGCCGTATTGCATTGGTTTGGTGATGGCATTGCGCCCTTACTTGCTAAGTCGGGGTTATTTGCGGTTATTGAAACCAAGCAAATGGCGCGAATTCATGGCGATCATCTGTTTTCTCAGGAGCTACGAGATAGCGCGAAAACAATCGGCGAAATTGGCGTCTATGTTGTAATCCTATTTGTCAGCATCGCATTAATGGATAAGATTCCTTATCACCTATTTAAAAAGACCCATAAATGGATTTCGGTGATCTATCTGCTTTTGGTTTTTCACTCCGTCATTTTGACAAAGGAAGACTACTGGTTAAGCGCATTTGGCCTTGGCTATGGACTGATTATGCTGCTCGGTTCATTGGCCGCGATCGCCGCACTGCTCGGTAAAATCGGCGCCAGCAAAAAAACCGCCGGCAAAATCATCAAACTCACCCCATATGATGATGTGGGCGTAATTGAAGCGACCATCGAGATGCAACCTGGTTGGCCTGGTCATATTGCTGGGCAATTTGCCTTTCTCACCTCCAATAATCATGAAGGTGCGCATCCCTATACGATTTCCTCAGATTGGTGTGCTGAGCGTAGGCAATTAGTGTTCACCATTAAAGCGCTTGGCGACTGGACCAATCAACTGCGCGGCTGGTTAAAACTGGATATGCCGGTCGTTGTTGAAGGCCCCTATGGCGATTTCAACTTTAACGACAAATGTACGCGGCAAATTTGGATTGGCGCAGGCATCGGCATTACCCCATTTATCGCCAAAATGCGCGACCGCCTGCACTCCCCTGACACCAAACCTATCGATTTGTTTGTTTGCGCGTCTGATGAAAATGCACGAATACAACGTAAACTTGAGCTACTGGCTAAAAAGGCCAATGTATCCATTCATTGGTATATCCAAGAAAAGCTAAGCGCCGAAAAAATACGGCAACTGGTGCCTGAATGGCACCACGCCAGTGTGTGGTTTTGTGGTCCAGCGCCATTTGGTGAGAGCGTCAAAAATGACATGCGTAAAGCCGGCATGAAACGCGCCGACTTTCATCAGGAATTATTCCAATTTCGTTAG
- a CDS encoding GntR family transcriptional regulator: MTFEELLSDPRLGQALKSDVPTPLYHQVYLFLKEKIHLGEIPFGEKMPTEHQLSEAFSVSRITAKRAMDELAEEGYISRRRGKGSHVIYKHRAEQLKAPLSGLLENLKTLGQETEVRSITFQKAVPPLDIQERFGIGPDEELIQSVRVRMSDGQPFGYYVSWTRDIGELYSEQSLYNSSRMEIFRKAGIQLDKVQQSVTATLSNMDTALVLEIPTGRPLLLLDRSMYDADGKLFDHLYAIYRPDKYQFDMEFSMK, translated from the coding sequence ATGACATTTGAAGAGTTACTAAGTGATCCTCGCTTAGGTCAGGCCTTGAAGTCGGATGTACCTACCCCGCTGTATCATCAGGTATATCTGTTCTTGAAAGAAAAAATCCATTTGGGTGAAATCCCATTTGGCGAAAAAATGCCGACCGAACATCAGCTATCAGAAGCATTTTCAGTTTCACGAATCACCGCAAAACGCGCCATGGATGAGCTCGCCGAGGAAGGATATATCTCACGTCGTCGCGGTAAAGGATCGCATGTTATCTACAAACACCGTGCAGAGCAGCTTAAAGCGCCACTGTCTGGTTTATTAGAAAACTTGAAAACCCTTGGCCAAGAAACCGAAGTTCGTTCAATCACCTTCCAAAAGGCGGTACCACCGTTGGATATCCAAGAGCGATTTGGTATTGGTCCTGATGAAGAACTGATTCAATCTGTGCGGGTACGTATGAGTGATGGCCAACCATTTGGTTATTACGTCAGTTGGACCCGTGACATCGGTGAACTATATAGCGAACAGTCATTGTACAACTCATCGCGCATGGAAATATTCCGCAAAGCCGGTATCCAACTTGATAAGGTGCAACAATCGGTTACCGCTACGTTATCGAATATGGACACCGCATTAGTCTTGGAAATCCCAACAGGGCGACCACTTTTGTTGTTAGATCGCTCCATGTATGACGCCGATGGCAAGTTGTTCGATCATTTATATGCCATATATCGACCGGATAAATACCAGTTCGATATGGAATTCTCAATGAAGTAA
- a CDS encoding glutathione S-transferase family protein: protein MRLLSSDFSPYSTRVRIQIRKKSLPIDICAPEPALRTPEFLNKYPLGKIPVLELDDGRHLAESWTIMQYLEQVYPEVSLSSDDAFSVAQMSQIGRYADLHLGPSLFPMFRAVLLSLELNIDDEVAAIKAELNKGDRLLAGQDLNRSVNIADIALATTMFFTLETPKLFNIKNLLADYDNLNAWWQWVQKDADVALGIDEMNRAFKGFVAASKQAS from the coding sequence ATGCGATTATTAAGCTCTGACTTTTCTCCCTATTCTACTCGTGTGCGCATTCAAATTCGCAAAAAATCGTTGCCTATCGACATTTGCGCACCGGAGCCAGCACTGCGAACTCCTGAGTTTCTCAACAAATATCCATTGGGTAAAATTCCGGTCTTAGAGCTTGATGATGGCCGTCATCTGGCGGAGTCTTGGACCATAATGCAGTACCTTGAACAGGTGTATCCCGAGGTGTCACTTAGCAGTGATGATGCATTTAGCGTTGCGCAAATGAGTCAAATTGGCCGCTATGCAGACTTACACCTTGGTCCATCGCTGTTTCCCATGTTTCGCGCGGTGTTGTTATCGCTTGAGCTAAATATTGACGACGAGGTCGCGGCAATAAAAGCGGAGCTTAATAAAGGTGACCGACTGCTAGCCGGGCAAGATCTAAATCGGTCAGTGAATATTGCTGATATCGCCTTGGCAACGACAATGTTTTTTACTCTAGAGACGCCCAAATTATTTAATATTAAAAATTTATTGGCTGATTACGATAATCTCAATGCTTGGTGGCAATGGGTGCAAAAAGACGCCGATGTGGCTTTAGGTATTGACGAGATGAATCGCGCATTTAAAGGCTTTGTTGCCGCCAGTAAACAGGCCTCATAA
- a CDS encoding MFS transporter, whose translation MTATSTSNENPMNKSYKLAPNSAIARVCLAFLATAGIFYVNIMPALVNGLKEGLMFTNQQAGFVSSANLYGAAIGSFAAVLMIKKINWRRWSYGLLMSLLVIDLLCVYIESASVMIAVRGLHGITGGLLVGIGFCIMSRTTESDKTFGYLLFIQWGLGGLGIMFLPAMVPVYGTGILFISLIAFTLVTLLMLPFLPSYPVSKESSSAAKSKVLTLPLMLTLAAIFLFQAANMGLFAYVIGLGKAEGLSLDFMSPALAMASWIALLGSFLVIIIGTKFGRSLPILLSVMLTAICTWLLHYSEVESIYLITNVVIGITWAFALSYLFGLCSEFDKAGQMAALGGFASKMGLASGPMVAAMLLGDDHYGLVINISAMALVACALIAMQPAITIDKRISRGQNS comes from the coding sequence ATGACGGCAACATCAACCAGTAATGAGAATCCCATGAACAAAAGCTATAAATTGGCACCAAATTCAGCTATCGCCCGGGTTTGTTTAGCCTTTTTGGCAACCGCAGGGATATTCTACGTCAATATTATGCCTGCCCTTGTGAACGGCTTAAAAGAAGGTTTGATGTTTACCAATCAGCAAGCCGGGTTTGTCAGTAGTGCCAATTTATATGGTGCGGCTATTGGCTCGTTTGCTGCGGTATTAATGATCAAAAAAATCAATTGGCGTCGCTGGTCTTATGGCTTACTCATGTCGTTATTAGTGATTGATTTGCTATGTGTTTATATTGAGTCGGCAAGCGTTATGATCGCGGTTCGCGGTTTGCATGGTATCACCGGCGGTCTGTTGGTTGGTATCGGCTTTTGTATTATGTCGCGAACCACCGAGTCCGATAAAACCTTCGGTTATCTGTTATTTATTCAATGGGGTTTGGGTGGCTTAGGCATTATGTTTTTACCGGCCATGGTACCGGTATACGGCACAGGTATTTTATTTATCTCATTGATTGCCTTTACCTTAGTAACACTGCTCATGCTGCCTTTCTTACCGTCTTATCCGGTGTCGAAAGAGTCGAGCTCAGCTGCCAAAAGCAAAGTATTAACGTTGCCATTAATGCTCACTCTCGCGGCAATATTTTTATTTCAAGCGGCTAATATGGGCTTATTTGCCTATGTCATAGGATTAGGTAAAGCAGAAGGTCTTAGCCTTGACTTTATGAGCCCGGCGCTTGCTATGGCGAGCTGGATTGCTCTGCTTGGTTCGTTCTTAGTGATCATCATAGGGACTAAGTTTGGCCGCTCGTTACCTATTTTATTATCGGTTATGCTCACCGCCATCTGTACTTGGTTATTGCACTACAGTGAAGTGGAAAGTATCTACCTGATCACCAATGTCGTTATTGGCATCACCTGGGCATTTGCCTTGTCCTATCTATTTGGCTTGTGTTCTGAATTCGATAAAGCGGGACAAATGGCGGCATTAGGTGGTTTCGCTTCAAAAATGGGTTTGGCTTCTGGCCCTATGGTCGCTGCCATGTTGTTAGGTGACGACCATTACGGCTTGGTTATTAATATTTCTGCCATGGCCTTGGTAGCTTGCGCGCTTATTGCCATGCAACCAGCAATAACCATCGACAAACGCATTTCAAGGGGTCAGAACAGTTGA
- a CDS encoding tetratricopeptide repeat-containing sulfotransferase family protein: MSQFSLKQQRLNQGVEYLKNKQLQQAIAVSRSLNHDYPDCANSWYFTNQVALASGNLNVALTSLDKACALNNNPNWQLQLAKLALQGQQYAKAKKLVQQLSSQTLSANQDNQLALLLSQLDSPKLAIQHYQSAINKDASNHQHYYSLGAVQRHQGDLVDAERSLTKAIELNPRDVDAHCLRVDLRKQTKQGNYIEQLHSLVDQSLSAKDTVQVQFALAKSYEDLQQYEHAFKHLDKGCQLRRKHLNYDINQDTKIIDSIKETFDANWLQQHGSTPVDNNSLAPVFIIGMPRVGSTMVDQLLAMSQQIQPLGELNHFSSVLSQLTRQLKKPINSAQQFVRCASEVDFAQLGQRYSQSVQQQFSEKLVDKRMFSDKLPLNYLYVGLIKAAIPNAKFIHVQRDPMDTCYAVYKTLFQQVYPFSYEQTELAQYYVAYRQLMQHWQQLCGDSIYQLQYEDLVADPQQQGKALYQFLQLQWHDNYANIENSSTHVTTASASQVRQSIHNKSVNKWRHYQQQLQPMQNILQQADLLDSE; the protein is encoded by the coding sequence ATGAGTCAATTCAGCTTAAAACAACAACGGCTAAATCAAGGTGTTGAATACCTTAAAAACAAACAATTACAACAAGCTATCGCTGTTAGCCGGTCGTTAAATCACGACTATCCCGATTGCGCCAACAGTTGGTATTTTACCAATCAAGTCGCCCTAGCTAGCGGTAACCTCAATGTCGCTTTGACTAGTTTAGACAAAGCTTGTGCACTCAATAACAACCCTAACTGGCAATTGCAATTAGCCAAGCTTGCACTGCAAGGTCAACAATATGCCAAGGCCAAAAAGCTGGTGCAACAACTGAGTTCGCAGACCTTAAGCGCCAATCAAGATAATCAATTAGCGCTGCTGCTGAGCCAACTCGATTCACCAAAGCTCGCCATTCAACATTACCAATCGGCAATCAATAAAGATGCCAGCAATCATCAACATTATTACAGTCTCGGTGCGGTGCAACGCCATCAAGGCGACTTGGTTGACGCCGAACGCAGCTTAACGAAAGCCATCGAATTAAACCCACGAGATGTTGACGCCCATTGTTTGCGGGTGGACTTGCGCAAGCAAACCAAGCAAGGCAATTACATAGAACAATTGCACAGCCTTGTTGACCAATCATTGTCAGCTAAGGATACGGTGCAAGTGCAGTTTGCGTTAGCAAAAAGCTACGAAGATTTGCAGCAATATGAGCACGCCTTTAAGCATCTTGATAAAGGTTGCCAGCTGCGCCGAAAACACCTTAATTACGACATAAATCAAGACACTAAGATAATTGATAGCATTAAAGAGACATTTGATGCCAATTGGCTGCAACAACATGGTTCGACACCAGTAGACAATAATTCATTGGCACCTGTGTTTATCATCGGCATGCCTAGAGTCGGTTCAACCATGGTGGATCAGCTATTAGCAATGTCGCAACAGATTCAGCCACTTGGAGAATTAAATCATTTTTCCAGTGTGTTATCACAACTTACCCGACAGCTGAAAAAACCGATTAATAGCGCACAACAATTTGTACGTTGCGCCAGTGAGGTAGACTTTGCTCAGCTTGGTCAGCGCTATAGCCAATCAGTACAGCAACAGTTTTCGGAAAAACTCGTTGATAAGCGCATGTTTAGCGATAAGTTACCACTAAATTATTTGTATGTTGGCTTAATTAAAGCCGCCATTCCTAATGCCAAGTTTATCCATGTTCAACGCGATCCTATGGATACCTGTTATGCGGTTTACAAGACCTTGTTTCAGCAGGTTTATCCATTTTCCTATGAGCAAACCGAGTTGGCACAATACTACGTTGCCTATCGCCAGTTGATGCAACATTGGCAACAACTTTGCGGCGACAGCATTTATCAGTTGCAATATGAAGACTTGGTTGCCGATCCACAACAACAAGGCAAAGCCTTGTACCAGTTCTTACAATTGCAGTGGCATGACAACTACGCCAACATTGAAAACTCATCGACTCATGTGACCACCGCCAGTGCCAGTCAAGTGCGTCAATCCATTCACAATAAATCAGTCAATAAATGGCGTCACTATCAGCAGCAACTCCAGCCTATGCAGAACATTCTGCAGCAAGCTGACTTGCTTGATAGCGAATAA
- a CDS encoding TonB-dependent receptor: MTRVTFNRSSIASAISTALLVSMPAMSYAEEQASAETDEAQIERIQVTATHRLVAQEELPFNISSVLGSDIERNNIVDNTELLRNVAGITIIDRGHRNGALANSMVVRGINVDNGVAGANVGLSTAPTVATYVDSTPVFANFLLKDLQRVEVLRGPQGTLYGSGALGGTVRYIMNRPDADLTEGSFKFDIGQTDGSDGENMAFDGMFNMPITDKSAVRIVLSHIDNDGVIDHPLLYKLDDNGIPMVEADDGSCASPRDSGLTADEIVYNGACYESKDDVDTVEITYVKVAFGWEVTDNVNLLLTHHYQEDEIGGRRAVTRGADYLGNEYGEYDNGSTLLEPSERDMSLTSLELSADLGFATLTSNTSFYEHDGNGWRDNTGLWVSGGRDWYNAWYRGNPRPASHVEAGFDEEALVQELRLVSNNDGNDKIDWILGVYYMDQDRETNNFSHLRGLEEYGVACNELPDDAPCWSWWVGAPTDKDFTYIRKETFEDLAIYGELTYHLTDDLHLTAGARWFDNSLENETAINAYYGQPREIPFEDFPDQDEDDVLLKFNLAYDISDTLMTYATYSEGFRRGGSNAIPTDGPFAELNPETVETFEKDTVKNYELGLKGFGDWYSFSADIYFVDWEDPQLNTGTAWWAFFMAQNGESAETKGFEAEFNIAVSQNLNMHFGYSYTDAELSDDVIQPQTGGIVAESGASLPGVAENVFSASLNHTMQLTDEIEMLSNISAYYQSDTTNHISETSTIYDEFDSFTIFNASVQFLMDNWGLTVYAKNIGNEEGVTASYPDAYLSTDTGAFENYYGNNQKEYIATPRTIGAAISYKF; this comes from the coding sequence ATGACAAGAGTAACCTTTAATCGATCGAGTATTGCCTCGGCTATCAGCACAGCGCTGTTAGTCAGCATGCCAGCGATGAGCTATGCCGAAGAGCAAGCCAGCGCAGAGACTGATGAGGCACAAATCGAACGTATTCAGGTAACGGCTACTCACCGCCTGGTTGCACAAGAAGAATTGCCTTTTAATATTTCCTCGGTATTAGGCAGCGACATCGAACGCAACAATATCGTCGACAACACCGAATTACTGCGTAACGTCGCTGGTATCACCATCATTGACCGCGGTCACCGTAACGGCGCACTTGCCAACTCTATGGTTGTTCGTGGTATCAATGTTGATAATGGCGTAGCCGGTGCCAACGTAGGTTTATCTACCGCACCAACCGTTGCCACTTATGTCGATAGCACACCTGTATTTGCTAACTTCTTACTGAAAGATTTACAACGTGTGGAAGTATTGCGTGGCCCACAAGGTACGCTATACGGCTCTGGTGCCTTAGGTGGTACCGTGCGTTACATCATGAATCGTCCTGATGCGGATTTAACCGAAGGTAGTTTCAAATTTGATATCGGCCAAACAGACGGTTCAGATGGCGAAAACATGGCATTTGACGGTATGTTCAATATGCCTATCACCGACAAGTCTGCGGTACGTATTGTGTTGAGCCATATTGATAATGACGGGGTTATTGATCACCCATTATTGTATAAGCTCGACGACAATGGCATCCCAATGGTCGAAGCTGATGATGGCAGCTGTGCGAGTCCTCGCGACAGTGGTTTAACTGCCGACGAAATCGTTTATAACGGTGCTTGTTATGAAAGCAAAGACGATGTTGATACCGTAGAAATCACTTACGTTAAGGTTGCTTTTGGTTGGGAAGTTACTGATAACGTTAACTTACTTTTGACACATCATTACCAAGAAGATGAAATCGGCGGTCGCCGTGCGGTCACTCGTGGTGCAGATTATCTTGGCAACGAATACGGTGAATACGATAACGGTTCAACCTTACTTGAGCCTTCTGAACGCGATATGTCATTGACCAGTTTAGAACTAAGCGCAGATCTCGGTTTTGCCACATTGACATCAAACACCTCGTTTTATGAACATGACGGTAACGGCTGGCGTGATAACACAGGCTTGTGGGTATCTGGCGGTCGTGACTGGTACAACGCCTGGTATCGCGGTAACCCAAGACCTGCATCACATGTTGAAGCGGGTTTTGATGAGGAAGCATTGGTTCAAGAATTACGCCTCGTTTCAAATAATGATGGCAACGACAAGATTGATTGGATCCTTGGTGTTTACTATATGGACCAAGATCGCGAAACCAATAACTTCTCACACTTACGTGGTTTAGAAGAATACGGTGTTGCCTGTAATGAATTGCCGGATGATGCACCATGTTGGTCTTGGTGGGTCGGTGCGCCAACAGATAAGGATTTCACCTATATTCGTAAAGAAACCTTTGAAGATTTGGCGATATACGGTGAGCTTACCTATCATCTAACCGATGACTTGCACTTGACTGCTGGCGCGCGTTGGTTTGATAACAGCCTGGAAAATGAAACGGCGATTAATGCTTATTATGGTCAACCTCGCGAGATTCCTTTTGAAGACTTTCCAGATCAGGATGAAGATGATGTATTGCTGAAGTTTAACTTGGCTTACGACATTAGCGATACCTTGATGACTTACGCAACCTACTCTGAAGGTTTCCGTCGCGGTGGCTCAAATGCAATTCCGACCGACGGTCCATTTGCAGAGCTTAATCCAGAGACAGTTGAGACCTTTGAAAAAGATACCGTGAAAAACTATGAGCTTGGTTTAAAAGGCTTTGGTGATTGGTACTCTTTCTCAGCTGATATTTATTTTGTTGATTGGGAAGATCCGCAGCTAAATACCGGTACCGCCTGGTGGGCATTCTTTATGGCACAAAATGGTGAATCAGCAGAAACCAAAGGTTTTGAAGCTGAATTCAACATTGCTGTATCGCAAAACCTTAACATGCACTTTGGTTACTCTTACACCGATGCCGAGCTTAGCGATGATGTTATTCAACCGCAAACCGGTGGCATAGTGGCAGAGTCAGGCGCAAGTTTACCGGGCGTAGCTGAGAATGTATTTTCAGCCAGCTTGAATCACACCATGCAATTAACCGATGAAATTGAGATGTTGTCTAATATCTCCGCTTACTATCAGTCAGATACAACCAACCATATTTCAGAAACCAGCACGATTTACGATGAGTTCGATAGTTTCACTATCTTTAACGCATCAGTGCAGTTCCTAATGGATAATTGGGGTTTGACTGTATACGCGAAAAATATCGGCAATGAAGAAGGGGTTACCGCAAGTTACCCAGATGCTTACTTATCTACCGATACAGGCGCATTTGAAAACTACTACGGTAATAACCAAAAAGAATATATAGCCACACCTCGCACTATCGGTGCGGCAATTTCCTATAAATTCTAA
- a CDS encoding carbon-nitrogen hydrolase family protein has translation MSHFAIAGLQLRLPEQDNLPLITSKIKETKRRFPWVDMIVFSELATFGTDKAHAEPLPSKTEQFYCQLAKELNVWLIPGSHYEQLDEQIYNTASVINNQGEVIERYRKIYPFYPYESDVAAGSECVVFDVPGGRIGVAICYDLWFGEVARSMACQGAEVLVYPTLTGTIDRPVELAMAQATAASNQAYVFSINAASDTGNGQSIVVGPDGGVVYQATADSEIIPIEIDFNQVRHNRERGLHGLGQVLKSFRDNSVEFPIYQDKAIKNKELNKLGALEVPTKKTK, from the coding sequence ATGAGTCATTTTGCCATTGCCGGTTTACAACTGCGTTTACCCGAGCAAGACAACCTGCCATTGATAACCAGCAAAATTAAAGAAACCAAACGTCGGTTTCCTTGGGTTGACATGATAGTGTTCAGTGAATTGGCCACCTTTGGTACAGATAAAGCCCATGCTGAGCCGCTCCCCTCTAAAACAGAACAATTTTATTGTCAGTTAGCAAAAGAGCTTAACGTTTGGTTAATACCGGGCAGTCATTACGAACAACTTGATGAGCAAATATACAATACCGCCAGCGTTATCAATAACCAGGGTGAAGTCATTGAAAGATATAGAAAAATATATCCTTTTTACCCATATGAAAGCGATGTGGCAGCGGGCTCAGAATGTGTCGTCTTTGATGTACCTGGTGGCCGTATTGGGGTGGCGATTTGTTATGACCTGTGGTTCGGTGAAGTGGCACGCAGCATGGCTTGCCAAGGTGCAGAAGTGCTGGTTTACCCAACACTAACTGGCACCATTGACCGACCAGTAGAGCTGGCAATGGCGCAAGCAACGGCAGCCAGTAACCAAGCCTATGTATTTTCCATTAACGCTGCGAGTGACACGGGTAATGGTCAATCGATTGTGGTTGGCCCAGATGGTGGAGTGGTATATCAAGCCACGGCCGACAGCGAAATTATCCCTATCGAGATTGATTTTAACCAAGTACGCCATAATCGCGAGCGTGGCTTGCACGGCCTTGGACAAGTATTAAAAAGCTTTAGAGACAACTCGGTTGAATTCCCTATCTATCAAGATAAAGCAATTAAAAACAAAGAATTAAATAAACTTGGCGCACTGGAAGTGCCAACCAAAAAAACTAAGTAA